From Bacillus sp. Bos-x628, the proteins below share one genomic window:
- the parE gene encoding DNA topoisomerase IV subunit B, whose protein sequence is MVKKQQVDYNDDSIQVLEGLEAVRKRPGMYIGSTDTRGLHHLVYEIVDNSVDEVLAGYGDHIIVKIHKDNSISVQDKGRGMPTGMHKLGKPTPEIILTVLHAGGKFGQGGYKTSGGLHGVGASVVNALSEWLTVTIERDGFIYHQRFENGGKPVTSLEKIGKTKKTGTLIHFKPDPTVFSSTTYNFDTLSERLRESAFLLKGLKIELIDERHDVKETFYYENGIEAFVAYLNEEKDVLCEVVSFEGEHQSIEVDFAFQFNDGYSENILSFVNNVRTKDGGTHESGAKTAMTRAFNEYARKVALLKEKDKNLEGTDIREGLSAIISVRIPEELLQFEGQTKGKLGTSEARSAVDAVISEKLAYFLEENRETATLLVKKAMKAQQAREAARKAREEARSGKKRKKSEATLSGKLTPAQSRNPARNELYLVEGDSAGGSAKQGRDRKFQAVLPLRGKVINTEKAKLADIFKNEEINTIIHAIGGGVGVDFNVEDINYDKIIIMTDADTDGAHIQVLLLTFFYRYMKPLIEHGKVFIALPPLYKVSKGTGKKEIIEYAWSDEEMDDVLKKVGKGYTIQRYKGLGEMNADQLWETTMNPESRTLVRVKIDDAARVERRVTTLMGDKVEPRRKWIEKNVAFGLDEESNILENENLSLAEEV, encoded by the coding sequence TTGGTTAAAAAACAGCAAGTAGATTATAACGATGATTCTATTCAGGTGTTAGAAGGACTTGAAGCTGTCCGTAAACGTCCTGGTATGTATATTGGATCAACGGATACACGCGGTCTTCATCACCTTGTCTATGAGATTGTAGACAACTCTGTCGATGAAGTGCTCGCTGGCTATGGAGATCATATCATTGTCAAAATACATAAAGATAACAGCATATCAGTTCAAGATAAAGGACGAGGAATGCCAACTGGTATGCATAAGCTCGGAAAACCAACACCTGAAATCATTTTAACTGTCCTGCACGCAGGTGGAAAATTTGGTCAAGGCGGATATAAAACAAGTGGAGGACTTCACGGTGTGGGGGCTTCTGTTGTAAACGCACTATCAGAATGGCTCACTGTGACGATTGAACGTGATGGCTTTATTTATCATCAGCGCTTTGAAAACGGCGGAAAGCCTGTTACATCACTTGAAAAAATCGGAAAGACGAAAAAAACTGGTACATTGATTCACTTTAAGCCAGATCCGACGGTTTTTAGCTCGACCACATATAATTTCGATACATTATCTGAGCGTTTGAGAGAATCAGCCTTTTTACTTAAAGGGCTGAAAATTGAGCTTATAGATGAAAGACATGATGTAAAAGAAACCTTTTATTATGAGAATGGAATTGAAGCATTCGTTGCTTATTTAAATGAGGAAAAAGATGTGCTTTGCGAAGTGGTCTCTTTTGAGGGAGAGCATCAGTCCATCGAAGTGGATTTTGCTTTTCAATTTAATGATGGATATTCAGAGAATATCCTCTCGTTTGTCAATAACGTCAGAACAAAAGACGGTGGTACACACGAGTCCGGTGCAAAAACAGCGATGACGAGAGCCTTTAATGAATATGCGCGCAAAGTAGCCCTGTTAAAAGAAAAAGACAAGAATTTAGAAGGCACTGATATTCGAGAAGGACTGTCTGCCATTATTTCCGTCAGAATTCCTGAAGAGCTGCTCCAATTTGAAGGACAAACAAAAGGAAAGCTTGGGACAAGTGAAGCCAGATCAGCGGTTGATGCAGTCATTTCTGAAAAACTTGCTTATTTCCTTGAAGAAAACCGGGAAACGGCGACTCTTCTTGTGAAAAAGGCCATGAAAGCGCAGCAGGCAAGAGAAGCTGCACGAAAAGCAAGAGAAGAAGCGAGAAGCGGCAAGAAACGAAAAAAGTCCGAAGCCACGTTAAGCGGAAAATTGACGCCTGCCCAATCCAGAAACCCTGCAAGGAATGAACTTTACTTAGTAGAAGGTGACTCAGCAGGCGGATCAGCAAAGCAAGGGCGTGACCGGAAGTTCCAAGCGGTGCTGCCACTGCGCGGGAAGGTCATTAATACAGAAAAGGCCAAGCTTGCTGACATATTTAAAAATGAAGAGATCAATACAATTATCCATGCAATCGGTGGTGGTGTGGGTGTCGATTTTAATGTAGAAGACATTAATTATGACAAAATTATCATCATGACAGATGCTGATACAGATGGAGCCCATATACAAGTACTTCTATTAACGTTCTTTTATCGTTATATGAAGCCGCTCATCGAGCATGGGAAAGTATTTATTGCGCTTCCGCCATTATATAAAGTCAGCAAAGGAACAGGCAAAAAAGAAATCATTGAGTATGCATGGTCTGATGAAGAAATGGATGACGTGCTTAAGAAGGTTGGAAAAGGTTACACCATCCAGCGTTATAAAGGATTAGGTGAAATGAATGCCGACCAGCTATGGGAAACGACAATGAATCCAGAATCCAGAACACTTGTCAGAGTGAAAATTGATGATGCTGCACGAGTAGAGCGCCGCGTCACAACACTTATGGGTGATAAAGTAGAGCCACGTCGAAAATGGATTGAAAAGAATGTCGCCTTTGGACTTGATGAGGAAAGCAACATTCTTGAAAATGAAAACTTGTCGCTAGCTGAGGAGGTATAA
- the acnA gene encoding aconitate hydratase AcnA, which yields MSKQQQVAKQDAFQSRKTFSANGKTYHYYSLEALEKQGIGNVSKLPYSIKVLLESVLRQVDGKVIKKEHVENLAKWGTAEVKDIDVPFKPSRVILQDFTGVPAVVDLASLRKAMADVGGDPDKINPEIPVDLVIDHSVQVDKAGTEDALNFNMDLEFERNAERYNFLSWAKKAFNNYQAVPPATGIVHQVNLEYLASVVHAVEEDGEIITYPDTLVGTDSHTTMINGIGVLGWGVGGIEAEAGMLGQPSYFPVPEVIGAKLVGELPNGTTATDLALKVTQVLREKGVVNKFVEFFGPGVAQLPLADRATIANMAPEYGATCGFFPVDAEALAYLRLTGRDEEQINIVEEYSRANGLFYTPDAEEPIFTDIVEIDLSKIESNLSGPKRPQDLIPLSKMKDTFHKQLVSPAGNQGFGLDKSELDKQIEFNLQNGEKAVMKTGAIAIAAITSCTNTSNPYVLVGAGLVAKKASELGMKVPNYVKTSLAPGSKVVTGYLKNSGLLPYLKNLGFNIVGYGCTTCIGNSGPLEKEIEEAVAENDLLITSVLSGNRNFEGRIHPLVKGNYLASPPLVVAYALAGTVDIDLTKDPIGVDKNGENVYFNDIWPTMDEINSVVKSTVTPELFRSEYETVFDSNERWNEIKTTDDALYKWDEDSTYIANPPFFENLSVEPGKVEPLKGLRVVAKFGDSVTTDHISPAGAIGKDTPAGKYLQERGVSPRDFNSYGSRRGNHHVMMRGTFANIRIKNQIAPGTEGGYTTYWPTGEVTSIYDACMRYKEDGTGLAILAGKDYGMGSSRDWAAKGTKLLGIKFVLAESFERIHRSNLVFMGVLPLQFKDGESADTYGLTGTETFEVDVDETVRPRDLVTVRAIDADGNVKTFEVIVRFDSEVEIDYYRHGGILQMVLREKLANKS from the coding sequence ATGTCGAAACAGCAGCAAGTCGCTAAACAAGACGCTTTTCAATCTAGAAAAACGTTTTCGGCAAATGGGAAGACTTATCACTATTATTCGTTAGAAGCACTTGAAAAACAAGGAATCGGAAATGTTTCTAAATTGCCTTATTCCATTAAGGTGCTGTTAGAATCAGTGCTTCGCCAAGTAGACGGTAAAGTGATCAAAAAGGAGCACGTTGAAAACTTGGCAAAATGGGGAACTGCCGAGGTAAAAGATATTGATGTTCCATTTAAACCATCACGTGTTATTTTACAAGATTTCACGGGTGTACCAGCCGTCGTTGACCTTGCTTCTTTAAGAAAAGCAATGGCTGATGTCGGTGGAGACCCAGATAAAATTAACCCTGAAATTCCAGTTGACCTTGTCATTGACCACTCTGTACAAGTCGATAAAGCTGGAACTGAAGACGCATTAAACTTTAACATGGATTTGGAATTTGAACGTAATGCAGAGCGTTATAACTTCCTTAGCTGGGCAAAGAAAGCGTTTAATAACTATCAAGCTGTTCCGCCTGCAACAGGTATTGTTCACCAAGTTAACTTAGAGTATCTTGCAAGTGTTGTTCATGCGGTTGAAGAAGATGGTGAGATCATCACATACCCAGACACACTGGTTGGGACTGACTCTCATACAACAATGATCAACGGCATTGGCGTTCTTGGCTGGGGCGTTGGCGGTATCGAAGCTGAAGCGGGTATGCTCGGTCAGCCTTCTTATTTCCCAGTGCCAGAAGTAATTGGTGCAAAACTAGTCGGCGAGCTTCCAAACGGAACAACAGCAACTGACTTAGCACTAAAAGTAACACAAGTATTGCGTGAAAAAGGTGTAGTAAACAAGTTTGTTGAATTCTTTGGACCAGGTGTAGCACAGTTGCCATTAGCTGATCGTGCAACAATTGCAAACATGGCTCCTGAATATGGTGCTACTTGCGGTTTCTTCCCGGTAGATGCTGAAGCACTTGCATACCTGCGTCTAACTGGTCGTGATGAAGAGCAAATTAATATCGTTGAAGAATATTCGCGCGCAAACGGACTATTCTATACACCAGATGCTGAAGAACCAATTTTTACTGACATCGTGGAAATTGACCTTTCTAAAATTGAGTCAAACTTGTCTGGACCAAAACGTCCACAGGATTTGATTCCACTTTCTAAAATGAAAGATACATTCCATAAACAACTTGTCAGTCCAGCAGGTAACCAAGGGTTTGGTTTAGACAAATCAGAGTTAGATAAACAAATCGAGTTCAATCTTCAAAACGGTGAAAAAGCTGTCATGAAGACGGGAGCAATTGCGATTGCAGCAATCACTAGCTGTACAAATACGTCTAACCCATACGTGCTAGTCGGTGCAGGTCTTGTTGCGAAAAAAGCAAGTGAACTTGGCATGAAAGTGCCAAATTACGTGAAAACATCACTTGCGCCAGGTTCTAAGGTCGTCACAGGATATCTTAAGAATTCAGGCCTTCTTCCATATCTGAAAAATCTCGGTTTTAATATTGTAGGTTATGGCTGTACGACATGTATTGGGAACTCTGGTCCACTTGAAAAAGAAATCGAAGAGGCTGTGGCAGAAAATGATCTGCTCATCACGTCTGTTTTATCAGGAAACCGTAACTTTGAAGGTCGTATTCATCCGCTTGTCAAAGGTAACTACCTAGCATCTCCACCATTAGTTGTGGCTTATGCACTTGCTGGTACAGTTGATATTGATTTAACGAAAGACCCTATCGGTGTTGATAAAAACGGTGAAAATGTGTATTTCAATGACATTTGGCCGACAATGGATGAAATCAACAGTGTGGTGAAGAGCACAGTCACACCTGAACTTTTCCGTTCAGAATATGAAACTGTTTTTGACAGCAATGAGCGTTGGAATGAAATTAAAACAACAGATGACGCTCTCTATAAATGGGATGAAGACTCAACATATATTGCGAATCCGCCATTCTTTGAAAACCTATCCGTTGAGCCTGGTAAAGTTGAACCGCTAAAAGGCTTGCGCGTCGTTGCTAAGTTCGGCGATTCTGTGACAACTGACCATATTTCTCCTGCTGGAGCAATTGGTAAGGATACACCTGCAGGGAAATACTTGCAAGAAAGAGGCGTTTCGCCTAGAGACTTTAACTCATACGGATCTCGCCGTGGCAACCATCATGTCATGATGAGAGGTACATTTGCAAACATCCGTATCAAGAACCAAATTGCACCAGGAACTGAGGGCGGATATACAACTTATTGGCCAACTGGTGAAGTGACATCAATCTATGATGCATGCATGCGTTATAAAGAAGATGGAACGGGTCTAGCGATCCTAGCAGGTAAAGATTATGGAATGGGTTCTTCACGTGACTGGGCTGCAAAAGGAACAAAACTTCTCGGTATTAAATTTGTTCTTGCTGAAAGCTTTGAACGTATTCATAGAAGTAACCTTGTGTTCATGGGTGTACTTCCTTTACAGTTTAAAGATGGGGAAAGTGCAGACACTTACGGACTAACAGGAACGGAAACATTTGAAGTAGATGTGGACGAAACAGTTCGTCCGCGTGATTTGGTCACTGTGAGAGCAATTGATGCAGATGGCAATGTAAAAACTTTTGAAGTCATAGTACGCTTTGACAGTGAAGTAGAAATCGACTACTATCGCCATGGTGGTATCCTTCAAATGGTACTGCGCGAAAAATTGGCAAACAAATCATGA
- a CDS encoding Hsp20/alpha crystallin family protein, translating into MDNKKQSNSSDFIEIDDWLNLLMDDPFAWYDEQLPIDLYETSCEYIIEMDLSSLSINKLKLTFAGHELILAYAAHQTNDEEEHLIEKSMMLPFYLNDKEIDTDYENQIFSIKIKKYTVQQEGIFSFQMTHFNQ; encoded by the coding sequence ATGGATAATAAAAAGCAATCGAATTCCTCTGATTTTATTGAGATAGATGATTGGCTCAATTTATTAATGGACGATCCATTTGCTTGGTATGATGAACAGCTTCCAATTGATCTTTATGAAACAAGCTGTGAATATATTATTGAAATGGATTTATCCTCCTTGTCAATCAATAAATTAAAGCTGACTTTTGCTGGTCATGAACTCATTTTAGCCTATGCTGCTCATCAGACAAATGACGAGGAGGAACATCTCATTGAAAAGAGCATGATGCTCCCCTTTTACTTGAATGATAAAGAAATTGACACAGATTATGAAAACCAGATTTTTTCGATCAAAATTAAAAAATATACTGTTCAACAAGAAGGCATATTTTCCTTTCAAATGACTCACTTCAATCAATAA
- a CDS encoding CoA-binding protein encodes MNYPNKHEIGRILNSSRRIAVVGLSDQPHRTSYMVSKAMQDAGYEIIPVNPTIDQALGVKAVASLKEIKEPVDIVNVFRRSEYLPQVAEEFIEIDAPVFWAQQGIYHEEAKRLIEENGKIAIMDLCIKVAHAMTKTH; translated from the coding sequence ATGAATTATCCTAACAAACATGAAATTGGTCGTATTTTAAACAGCAGCAGACGAATTGCTGTTGTCGGTTTATCAGATCAGCCGCACCGCACTTCTTATATGGTCTCAAAAGCAATGCAGGATGCTGGTTATGAAATCATCCCGGTCAATCCAACGATTGATCAAGCACTTGGTGTAAAAGCGGTTGCCTCGTTAAAAGAAATAAAGGAGCCAGTTGATATCGTGAATGTCTTTAGGCGTTCAGAATATTTGCCACAGGTCGCAGAAGAATTTATTGAAATTGATGCACCCGTTTTTTGGGCACAGCAAGGAATATATCACGAAGAAGCAAAAAGGCTGATTGAGGAAAATGGAAAGATTGCCATCATGGATTTATGCATCAAGGTTGCACATGCAATGACAAAAACTCATTAA
- the tlp gene encoding small acid-soluble spore protein Tlp gives MSDTSYKSHPDDRSDNVEKLQDIIENSLKNIDESEAAMAFSTEEDQKIIKQKNENRQASIEAMRNEIKEEEAARKNGFTE, from the coding sequence ATGAGTGATACATCATATAAATCTCATCCAGATGACCGCTCTGACAATGTTGAGAAGCTGCAAGATATAATCGAGAACAGCCTCAAAAATATTGATGAATCTGAAGCAGCTATGGCTTTTTCAACAGAAGAAGACCAAAAGATAATTAAGCAAAAAAATGAAAACCGCCAAGCAAGTATTGAAGCAATGCGTAATGAGATAAAGGAAGAAGAGGCGGCAAGGAAAAATGGATTTACTGAATAA
- a CDS encoding TlpA disulfide reductase family protein, with amino-acid sequence MWKKVMASAVLLVLIGLLAWNLFGEKEPAIGLEKGDQAPDFELETLDGKTVSLSDYRGKKVLINFWATWCKPCRTEMPDLDAIRSENDQVEVLAVNLTTTEKSVEHVAAFRDELKLSFPVLLDQKGIQARYQVLSYPTTYILDEKGRIMSVKHQMLSKKEIKAELGLS; translated from the coding sequence ATGTGGAAAAAAGTGATGGCAAGCGCTGTTTTACTTGTGTTGATTGGTTTACTTGCGTGGAATTTATTTGGAGAGAAAGAGCCAGCAATTGGTCTGGAAAAAGGGGACCAAGCCCCTGATTTTGAATTAGAAACACTTGATGGTAAAACAGTATCGTTGTCTGATTATCGCGGGAAAAAGGTGCTCATCAATTTTTGGGCCACATGGTGTAAACCATGCAGAACGGAAATGCCAGATCTAGATGCGATCAGAAGTGAGAATGATCAAGTCGAAGTACTAGCGGTGAATTTGACCACGACTGAAAAGAGTGTGGAACATGTCGCAGCATTCAGAGATGAATTAAAACTGAGCTTTCCTGTTTTATTGGACCAAAAAGGCATTCAAGCGAGGTATCAGGTGCTATCGTATCCAACAACATACATATTAGATGAAAAAGGACGTATCATGTCTGTGAAGCATCAAATGCTGTCAAAAAAAGAAATAAAAGCAGAGCTGGGTCTGTCATGA
- a CDS encoding thioesterase family protein: protein MYVSKKEIEVRYAETDQMGIVYHANYLVWMEVGRTALIKELGFSYAQLEADGVLAPVIDLQVQYKKPLLYGETATVNTWIEEYNGVKIVYGYEIQKPDGQTAITGTTSHICVDKETFRPIQFRKAFPAWHKVYEQSKKQA from the coding sequence GTGTATGTATCTAAAAAAGAAATAGAAGTCCGGTACGCAGAAACAGATCAAATGGGTATCGTCTATCATGCTAATTACTTAGTCTGGATGGAAGTCGGCAGAACAGCGTTGATTAAAGAACTTGGATTTTCTTATGCACAACTGGAGGCAGATGGTGTGCTTGCACCTGTGATAGATCTTCAGGTTCAATATAAAAAACCATTGCTCTATGGTGAAACAGCTACAGTAAATACGTGGATTGAAGAGTACAATGGCGTGAAAATCGTGTATGGCTATGAAATTCAAAAACCTGATGGACAAACGGCCATCACAGGTACAACCTCCCATATTTGTGTTGATAAAGAAACTTTTAGACCCATTCAATTCAGAAAAGCATTTCCGGCATGGCATAAAGTATACGAACAGTCGAAGAAGCAGGCTTAA
- a CDS encoding acid-soluble spore protein N yields the protein MGREHDKQAQFTPDHLGTKPVAYKRNKGKKMHNKSNEQPDVIQTKGE from the coding sequence ATGGGTAGAGAGCATGATAAACAGGCACAATTTACACCGGACCATTTAGGGACAAAACCAGTGGCGTATAAGCGCAATAAAGGCAAAAAGATGCATAATAAATCGAATGAACAGCCTGATGTGATACAAACAAAAGGGGAATAA
- a CDS encoding FbpB family small basic protein: protein MKRRKRRTFEELVLENKKELLSNKEFLNQLEEKLEERFRQK from the coding sequence ATGAAAAGAAGAAAGAGACGTACATTTGAAGAGCTAGTGCTTGAAAATAAAAAAGAATTACTAAGCAATAAGGAATTTTTAAACCAGCTTGAAGAAAAGTTGGAAGAACGTTTTAGACAGAAATAA
- the plsY gene encoding glycerol-3-phosphate 1-O-acyltransferase PlsY encodes MLIALMFILAYLLGSIPSGLIVGKAAKGIDIREHGSGNLGATNAFRTLGVKAGSIVITADILKGTLASALPFFMHLDIHPLLAGVTAVLGHSFPIFAKFKGGKAVATSGGVLLFYAPVLFITMIAAFFLFLYMTKYVSLSSILTGIYTFIYSIFTKDLFLIIVVAVLAGFVIYRHIANLKRIINKTEPKIKWL; translated from the coding sequence ATGTTAATTGCTTTGATGTTTATTTTGGCTTATCTTCTCGGCAGTATTCCATCAGGTCTCATTGTCGGGAAAGCTGCAAAGGGAATTGATATCCGAGAACATGGCAGCGGGAACTTAGGTGCAACGAATGCATTTCGTACACTTGGGGTGAAAGCAGGCTCTATCGTCATTACAGCCGATATTTTAAAGGGCACACTTGCTTCAGCATTACCGTTTTTCATGCATCTAGATATCCATCCCTTATTAGCAGGAGTGACTGCTGTCCTTGGTCACAGCTTTCCTATATTTGCAAAATTTAAAGGAGGAAAAGCAGTTGCTACGTCAGGCGGCGTGTTGCTATTTTATGCCCCAGTTCTATTTATTACGATGATCGCTGCTTTTTTCTTATTTTTATACATGACTAAATATGTATCGTTATCATCTATCCTGACTGGGATTTATACATTCATTTACAGTATTTTCACTAAAGATCTGTTCTTAATTATTGTTGTTGCCGTTCTTGCTGGCTTTGTAATCTACAGACACATCGCCAACCTCAAGCGAATTATCAATAAAACTGAACCGAAAATTAAATGGCTCTAA
- a CDS encoding small acid-soluble spore protein P, which produces MTNKKTGKDIRQNSPKEHHSGQPEPLSGSKKVKNRNHSRQKHNTQHDM; this is translated from the coding sequence TTGACAAATAAAAAAACAGGTAAAGACATCCGTCAAAACTCCCCAAAGGAGCATCATAGCGGGCAGCCAGAACCATTATCCGGCAGTAAAAAAGTAAAAAATCGTAACCACTCAAGACAAAAGCATAACACGCAACATGATATGTAA
- the parC gene encoding DNA topoisomerase IV subunit A: MAQQERYHDLPLEEVIGDRFGRYSKYIIQDRALPDARDGLKPVQRRILYAMYAEGNTQDKNFRKAAKTVGNVIGNYHPHGDSSVYEAMVRMSQEWKVRNVLIEMHGNNGSIDGDPPAAMRYTEARLSAIASELLKDLDKETVEFVANFDDTSKEPVVLPAMFPNLLVNGSTGISAGYATDIPPHHLGEVIDAVIKRIEQPDCTVEELMTVIKGPDFPTGGIIQGVEGIKKAYETGKGKIMIRGKAEIETIRGGRQQIVITEIPYEVNKANLVKKMDEFRIERKVEGISEVRDETDRTGLRIVVELKKEADANGVLNFLYKNSDLQIPYNFNMVAIHNRRPTLMTLTTILDAYIAHQKEVVTNRSAYELRKAKERHHIVDGLIKALSILDEVIATIRSSNDKRDAKNNLMEKYDFTEAQSEAIVSLQLYRLTNTDITQLREEARELDVRIAELKAILANEKKLLKVITTSLKKLKKNYADVRRSVIEEKIEEIKINLEVMVASEDVYVTVTKDGYIKRTSQRSYAASNGKDFGMKDTDRLIHQFEMNTTDVLLLFTNKGSYIYCPVHQLPDIRWKDMGQHITNIISIDRDESIQKAIPIREFDESSYLVFFTKGGMVKKTELLQYKAQRYSKPLVALNLKGDDELVDVHITSGQQDLFIATKNGYGLWFDEKDVSIVGPRAAGVKGIHLKDGDEVVSGQIMDPKTHVLVLVTQRGAVKRMNLSEFDKTTRAKRGVIMLRELKKNPHRIVAVIAAEVHETLEIDTEKGATIPLDISSLRANDRYSNGSFVLDVEEQGEVTHVLISPVSNQDKS, from the coding sequence ATGGCACAACAAGAACGCTATCACGATTTACCGTTAGAAGAAGTAATTGGAGACCGATTTGGTCGCTATAGTAAATATATTATTCAAGACCGTGCGCTTCCTGATGCGCGCGATGGTCTAAAGCCCGTACAACGAAGAATTTTATATGCGATGTATGCGGAAGGGAATACACAAGATAAAAACTTCCGTAAAGCGGCGAAAACAGTCGGTAACGTAATTGGTAACTATCACCCGCATGGTGACTCGTCTGTTTATGAAGCCATGGTGCGAATGAGCCAAGAATGGAAAGTACGTAATGTGCTGATTGAGATGCATGGTAACAACGGAAGTATTGACGGAGATCCGCCTGCTGCTATGCGTTATACAGAAGCGCGACTTTCAGCTATTGCTTCAGAGCTTCTCAAAGACTTAGACAAGGAAACGGTTGAATTTGTTGCGAACTTTGATGATACTAGCAAAGAGCCAGTTGTATTACCAGCGATGTTTCCTAACCTTTTGGTGAACGGCTCAACAGGAATTTCAGCTGGTTATGCCACTGATATTCCTCCACATCATCTCGGTGAAGTCATTGACGCTGTCATTAAACGGATTGAACAGCCAGATTGTACGGTAGAAGAATTAATGACGGTCATTAAAGGGCCAGATTTCCCGACAGGCGGTATTATTCAAGGTGTTGAAGGCATTAAGAAGGCATATGAAACGGGTAAAGGAAAAATTATGATACGCGGAAAAGCTGAGATTGAAACCATTCGAGGCGGACGTCAGCAAATCGTAATTACAGAGATTCCTTACGAAGTCAATAAAGCCAACCTCGTCAAAAAGATGGATGAGTTTCGGATTGAAAGAAAAGTAGAAGGTATTTCAGAGGTCCGAGATGAGACAGATCGTACAGGACTTCGAATTGTTGTAGAGCTGAAAAAAGAAGCAGATGCAAACGGCGTCTTAAATTTCTTATATAAAAATTCAGATTTGCAAATCCCATATAATTTTAATATGGTAGCGATACATAATCGAAGACCAACCTTAATGACGCTCACAACAATACTTGATGCATATATTGCCCACCAAAAAGAAGTGGTGACAAACCGCTCAGCTTACGAGCTTCGAAAGGCGAAGGAACGTCATCACATTGTAGACGGTTTAATTAAGGCACTCTCCATTTTAGATGAAGTCATTGCAACGATCCGTTCGTCTAATGATAAACGTGATGCGAAAAATAACTTGATGGAGAAATACGACTTTACAGAAGCACAATCAGAAGCAATTGTTTCTCTCCAATTGTATCGTCTAACGAACACAGATATTACGCAATTAAGAGAAGAGGCAAGAGAGCTTGATGTGCGTATAGCAGAACTTAAAGCGATTTTAGCCAATGAGAAAAAGCTACTCAAGGTCATTACGACCAGCTTGAAAAAGCTCAAAAAAAATTATGCGGATGTGAGACGATCTGTTATTGAGGAGAAAATTGAAGAGATTAAGATTAATCTTGAAGTGATGGTTGCATCAGAAGATGTGTATGTAACCGTAACAAAGGATGGTTATATCAAACGTACAAGCCAGCGTTCATATGCCGCTTCTAACGGTAAAGACTTTGGCATGAAAGATACAGACCGTCTCATTCATCAGTTTGAAATGAATACGACAGATGTTCTTCTTTTGTTTACGAATAAGGGGAGTTACATTTACTGTCCGGTTCATCAACTGCCAGATATACGATGGAAAGACATGGGGCAGCATATTACGAACATTATTTCAATTGATCGAGATGAATCGATTCAAAAAGCGATCCCAATTAGAGAATTTGATGAATCGTCGTATCTTGTGTTTTTTACAAAAGGTGGTATGGTCAAGAAAACCGAGTTGCTTCAATATAAAGCGCAACGTTACTCTAAGCCCCTTGTTGCATTAAACTTAAAAGGTGATGATGAGCTTGTGGATGTTCACATCACATCAGGACAGCAAGATTTGTTTATTGCAACGAAAAATGGTTATGGGCTATGGTTTGATGAAAAAGATGTGAGCATTGTTGGTCCAAGAGCGGCTGGTGTCAAAGGGATTCACTTGAAGGATGGGGATGAGGTTGTCTCTGGACAAATAATGGATCCGAAGACCCATGTTCTTGTTCTCGTCACACAAAGAGGTGCCGTGAAACGAATGAACCTCTCTGAATTTGATAAAACAACAAGAGCGAAACGCGGTGTTATCATGCTAAGAGAATTGAAGAAAAACCCGCACCGAATTGTTGCTGTGATTGCTGCCGAGGTGCATGAAACGCTTGAGATAGATACGGAGAAGGGAGCAACGATCCCACTTGATATCTCCAGTCTTAGAGCGAATGATCGTTATAGTAAT
- a CDS encoding HesB/YadR/YfhF family protein, with translation MKLTMKDDALRWYKDELNLEKGDHVRFFVRYGGCSNVQKGFSLGVSKDEPQNAGAVFEIEGITFFIEESDIWYFDNHDLHIDYNDSVKEPEFHYE, from the coding sequence TTGAAATTAACGATGAAAGATGATGCACTGAGATGGTACAAAGACGAGCTAAATTTAGAAAAAGGTGATCATGTTCGCTTTTTTGTGAGATATGGCGGTTGCAGTAATGTACAAAAAGGCTTTTCTCTTGGCGTTTCAAAAGATGAACCTCAAAATGCCGGCGCAGTTTTTGAAATAGAAGGCATCACCTTCTTTATTGAGGAAAGTGATATTTGGTATTTTGACAACCATGATCTGCATATTGATTACAACGATTCAGTAAAAGAACCAGAGTTTCATTATGAATAA